The DNA region CGCAATGACACCGTTAATGCATCCGTAGGGGCGGACGCCTCTGTCCGCCCGCCGACAACGCACCGCACTCCCGGCAGGGCACGCGGGCCCTGCCCTACAAAAACGCTTGTAGGGCGGGACACATGGGTCCCGCCGCACACCGCACTCCTTGCAATGTGTCATTGCCAAGCCAGTGCGCACACTGGCTGTGGCAATCCGCGTCCCCCGTCCCCTCGGCCCCCTTGCCTAAAGGGGGCTGGCACGGCGAAGCCGTGACTGGGGGATACATCGGCTTTACAAGAATAGCCTCAATAATTTTATTATATCCCATGGGCTGAGAAAAACAAGACGGAGCATTTACGAAAATTTCATTTACAAAGGGCGGGAAATATTGTAGAATACTATGAAGAATAAATGAGGGAGGATTCGTATGGACGAGCCGAAATATAAAAGGGTGCTGCTGAAAATCAGCGGCGAGGCCCTGGCGGGAGAAAAGCACTTTGGCCTGGACTTCGGCGTTATGGGTCAGGTGGCGGATGTGATCAAGGAATGCGTGGAGATGGGCGTGCAGGTGGGCATCGTCATCGGCGGCGGCAACTTTTGGCGCGGCGTGAAGAACGGCGAGGGCTACATCGAGCGCACCCGGGCCGACCACATGGGCATGCTGGCCACGGCTATGAACTGCATGGCTATGGCCGATGTGCTGGAGCAGAAGGGCGTAGATGTGCGGGTGCAGACCGCCCTGGAGATTAAAGAAGTGGCGGAGCCCTATATCCGGGCCCGGGCCATTCGGCACCTGGAAAAGGGGCGGGTGGTCATCTTCGGCTGCGGCATCGGCAGTCCCTTCTTCTCCACGGACACCGCGGCGGTGCTGCGGGCAGCGGAGATCGGCGCGGATGTCATCCTGCTGGCCAAGAACATTGACGGCGTTTACAACTGCGACCCGGCTAAGTTTGCCGATGCCAAGAAATTCGACTCCATCACCTATGACGATGTGCTGGCCCAGCATCTGTCCGTTATGGACAGCACCGCCACCAGCCTGTCTATGGATAACCACATCCCTGTTTTGGTATTTGCCCTGAAGGACCCCTACAACATCATCCGCGCCCTGCGCGGAGAAAAAATCGGTACGATCGTAAAGGAGGCTTAACCCCATGCTGAAAGATGAATACAAGATTTACGAAGAGAAAATGAAAAAGAGCATCGAGTCCGTTAAAAACGACTTCGCCGCCGTGCGGGCGGGCCGGGCCAATGCCGCCGTGCTCAACCGTATTTCCGTGGACTATTACGGCACCCCCACGCCCATCCAGCAGGTGGGCAGCGTTGCCTCTCCGGACCCCCGGACCCTGGTCATCACCCCCTGGGACGGGTCCCTGCTGCGGGCCATTGAAAAGGCCATTTTGGAGTCTGACCTGGGCATCAATCCCCAGAACGACGGCAAGTGCATCCGCCTGTCCTTCCCCCAGCTCACCGAGGAGCGCCGCAAGGAGCTGGTAAAGCAGATCCACAAGTACTCCGAAAACGGCAAGGTGGCCGTGCGCAACATCCGCCGGGACGCTATGGACAGGTTTAAGAAGATGCAGAAGGCATCCGAGATCACCGAGGACGAGCTGAAAATGGCGGAAAAGGACCTGCAGAAGATCACCGACGACAACTGCAAGGAGCTGGATAAGCTCCTGGACATCAAGGAAAAGGAACTGATGTCGGTCTGATGGGACTGTTTTCTAAAAAAGTCTCTCATAAGGCGGGGCAGGTGGATAAAAGCCGCCTTCCCCGCCACATCGCTATCATTATGGACGGCAACGGTCGTTGGGCGAAGAAGCGCGGGCTTCCTCGTACTGCCGGACATAAGGTCGGCGCGGAGACATTTCGCAAAATTGCCCTGCAGTGCAAAGCACTGGGCGTGGAATACCTGACCATTTACGCCTTCTCCACGGAGAACTGGAAGCGGCCCGCCGAGGAGGTAAGCACGCTGATGAGCCTGCTTAAAAAGTATATGCAGGAGGCCATTGACACCATGGAGCGGGATAAGATGAAGCTCCGCTTTTTCGGTGATCTCTCGGCTCTGAGCCCGGAGCTGCAGGACCTGGCCTGCCGGGCAAACGCCGTGGCCGACCGGGTGGAGGGCTTCCAGGCAAACCTGTGCATCAACTACGGCGGACGGGATGAGATCCTCCATGCGGCCAAGCTCTGCGCGGCGGCGGGGGAGGAGATGACGGAGGAGAATCTGGAAAAGCACCTCTACTCCGCCGGTATCCCCGACCCGGAGCTTATCATTCGCCCCGGCGGGGAGCTGCGGCTGAGCAATTTCCTGCTGTGGCAGTGCGCGTATTCGGAGTTTTACTTCTGTGATACCCTGTGGCCGGATTTCGGCGAAAGGGACCTGGATGAGGCCATTGTAGCCTACCAGCAGCGGGACCGGCGGTTCGGCGGCGTGAAGTAAGAGATACAAGCGAGGAATTTAAGCTATGAAACAGAGAATTCTGGTGGCGGTGGTGGGTATACCGCTGCTGCTTTTGGTGCTGTGCTGGGCCCCCCACTGGGCTACGGCGGCGTTGC from Vescimonas fastidiosa includes:
- the pyrH gene encoding UMP kinase, coding for MDEPKYKRVLLKISGEALAGEKHFGLDFGVMGQVADVIKECVEMGVQVGIVIGGGNFWRGVKNGEGYIERTRADHMGMLATAMNCMAMADVLEQKGVDVRVQTALEIKEVAEPYIRARAIRHLEKGRVVIFGCGIGSPFFSTDTAAVLRAAEIGADVILLAKNIDGVYNCDPAKFADAKKFDSITYDDVLAQHLSVMDSTATSLSMDNHIPVLVFALKDPYNIIRALRGEKIGTIVKEA
- the frr gene encoding ribosome recycling factor, whose protein sequence is MLKDEYKIYEEKMKKSIESVKNDFAAVRAGRANAAVLNRISVDYYGTPTPIQQVGSVASPDPRTLVITPWDGSLLRAIEKAILESDLGINPQNDGKCIRLSFPQLTEERRKELVKQIHKYSENGKVAVRNIRRDAMDRFKKMQKASEITEDELKMAEKDLQKITDDNCKELDKLLDIKEKELMSV
- the uppS gene encoding polyprenyl diphosphate synthase → MGLFSKKVSHKAGQVDKSRLPRHIAIIMDGNGRWAKKRGLPRTAGHKVGAETFRKIALQCKALGVEYLTIYAFSTENWKRPAEEVSTLMSLLKKYMQEAIDTMERDKMKLRFFGDLSALSPELQDLACRANAVADRVEGFQANLCINYGGRDEILHAAKLCAAAGEEMTEENLEKHLYSAGIPDPELIIRPGGELRLSNFLLWQCAYSEFYFCDTLWPDFGERDLDEAIVAYQQRDRRFGGVK